A single window of Nasonia vitripennis strain AsymCx chromosome 4, Nvit_psr_1.1, whole genome shotgun sequence DNA harbors:
- the LOC100119326 gene encoding serine proteinase stubble isoform X1, which translates to MMKVIFAALLLVSISAAYEVSIPEDYSELVRFVFGEPRKVNTRAKRDIDYENSVCECVPYYQCNYQGSMNEDGEGIIDIRTGFVGTVDNPTNTRRSCDHYLSVCCLPPEIIPGHDQEPKDPGTDGHTQNPGTGGQTQKPGTGGHEVPTQNPGTGGHTQKPGTGGHTQNPGTGGQTQKPGTGGHTQNPGTGGQTQKPGTGGHEVPTQNPGTGGQTQKPGTGGHEVPTQNPGTGGHTQNPGTGGQTQKPGTGGHTQKPGTGGQTQKPETGGQTQKPGTGGHEVPTQNPGTGGNTQNPGTGGQTQKPGTGTHTQNPGTGGHEVPTQNPGTGGHTQNPGTGGHTQNPGTGGNTQNPGTGGHTGGIIGKDHVSKGCGYRNPNGVGFRITGNFNNEANFAEFPWMVAVLKQQNVKGNLVKVYKCGGSLIHKRVILTAAHCVYGALASELSIRAGEWDTQTVDEPLPHQDRGVAILATHPGFKSGSLWNDYALLILNTPVDLADNVEVVCLPEANEYFDYSKCFTTGWGKNVFGDKGHYQVILKAVELPTVPHDKCQNNLRNTRLGRYFKLHETFMCAGGVEGIDACTGDGGSPLVCPLQYDSTRYTQAGIVAWGIGCGQQNVPGVYADVAKGRQWIDQTLASYNIDSISYTPGGNNNYPPVVNQGNTGSHSGSNSNGEYGGHGGHY; encoded by the exons ATGATGAAAGTAATCTTCGCAGCACTGCTGCTTGTCAGCATCAGTGCCGCTTATGAAGTCTCCATCCCGGAAGACTACAGTGAATTGGTCAGGTTCGTTTTTGGTGAACCACGAAAGGTCAACACCAGAGCTAAACGAGATATTGACTACGAAAACTCAGTCTGCGAGTGCGTGCCATACTACCAATGTAACTACCAAGGATCCATGAACGAGGACGGTGAGGGTATCATCGATATCAGAACCGGATTCGTTGGAACCGTTGACAACCCAACCAA CACAAGACGCTCATGCGACCACTACTTGTCTGTCTGCTGTCTTCCTCCCGAAATTATTCCTGGTCACGATCAGGAACCTAAAGACCCTGGTACCGATGGACACACTCAGAATCCTGGAACTGGTGGACAGACTCAGAAACCCGGAACTGGTGGACACGAGGTCCCAACTCAGAACCCTGGAACTGGTGGACACACCCAAAAACCTGGAACTGGTGGACACACTCAGAACCCTGGAACTGGTGGACAGACTCAGAAACCCGGAACTGGTGGACACACTCAGAACCCTGGAACTGGTGGACAGACTCAGAAACCCGGAACTGGTGGACACGAGGTGCCAACTCAGAACCCTGGAACTGGTGGACAGACTCAGAAACCCGGAACTGGTGGACACGAGGTGCCAACTCAGAACCCCGGAACTGGTGGACACACTCAGAACCCTGGAACTGGTGGACAGACTCAGAAACCCGGAACTGGTGGACATACTCAGAAACCCGGAACTGGTGGACAGACTCAGAAACCCGAAACTGGTGGACAGACTCAGAAACCCGGAACTGGTGGACACGAAGTGCCAACTCAGAACCCCGGAACTGGTGGAAACACTCAGAACCCTGGAACTGGTGGACAGACTCAGAAACCCGGAACTGGTACACACACTCAGAACCCTGGAACTGGTGGACACGAGGTCCCAACTCAGAACCCTGGAACTGGCGGACACACCCAAAACCCTGGAACTGGTGGACACACTCAGAATCCTGGCACTGGTGGAAACACTCAGAACCCTGGAACTGGTGGACACACAGGAGGCATCATCGGCAAAGATCACGTCAGCAAGGGCTGTGGTTACCGCAACCCTAACGGTGTTGGTTTCAGGATTACTGGAAACTTCAACAACGAGGCTAACTTCGCTGAATTCCCCTGGATGGTCGCTGTCTTGAAACAACAGAACGTTAAAGGAAACCTCGTCAAGGTTTACAAGTGTGGTGGTTCTCTTATTCACAAGAGAGTCATCTTGACCGCTGCTCACTGCGTTTACgg AGCTTTGGCGTCTGAGCTCTCCATCCGTGCTGGAGAATGGGACACCCAGACCGTGGACGAACCCCTGCCTCATCAAGACCGTGGAGTCGCTATCCTCGCCACCCACCCTGGTTTCAAATCAGGAAGCTTGTGGAACGACTATGCTCTGCTTATCCTTAATACCCCTGTCGACCTCGCCGACAACGTTGAGGTTGTATGTCTGCCGGAAGCTAACGAATACTTCGACTACAGCAAATGCTTCACCACTGGATGGGGAAAGAACGTCTTCG GCGATAAGGGACACTACCAAGTCATCCTGAAGGCTGTTGAGCTTCCTACTGTTCCTCACGACAAGTGCCAGAACAACCTCCGTAACACTCGTCTTGGAAGGTACTTCAAGCTCCACGAGACATTCATGTGCGCTGGTGGCGTTGAAGGCATTGACGCTTGCACT GGTGATGGTGGCAGTCCTCTGGTCTGCCCACTGCAATACGACTCTACCCGTTACACTCAGGCCGGTATTGTTGCCTGGGGTATCGGTTGTGGCCAACAAAATGTTCCGGGAGTCTATGCTGATGTCGCCAAGGGCCGTCAATGGATCGACCAAACTCTTGCCTCTTACAACATCGACAGCATTTCGTACACTCCTGGTGGCAACAACAACTACCCCCCAGTAGTTAACCAAGGCAACACTGGAAGCCACAGTGGCTCCAACTCCAACGGTGAATACGGCGGTCACGGTGGTCACTACTAA
- the LOC100119326 gene encoding serine proteinase stubble isoform X2, with protein sequence MMKVIFAALLLVSISAAYEVSIPEDYSELVRFVFGEPRKVNTRAKRDIDYENSVCECVPYYQCNYQGSMNEDGEGIIDIRTGFVGTVDNPTNTRRSCDHYLSVCCLPPEIIPGHDQEPKDPGTDGHTQNPGTGGQTQKPGTGGHEVPTQNPGTGGHTQKPGTGGHTQNPGTGGQTQKPGTGGHTQNPGTGGQTQKPGTGGHTQKPGTGGQTQKPETGGQTQKPGTGGHEVPTQNPGTGGNTQNPGTGGQTQKPGTGTHTQNPGTGGHEVPTQNPGTGGHTQNPGTGGHTQNPGTGGNTQNPGTGGHTGGIIGKDHVSKGCGYRNPNGVGFRITGNFNNEANFAEFPWMVAVLKQQNVKGNLVKVYKCGGSLIHKRVILTAAHCVYGALASELSIRAGEWDTQTVDEPLPHQDRGVAILATHPGFKSGSLWNDYALLILNTPVDLADNVEVVCLPEANEYFDYSKCFTTGWGKNVFGDKGHYQVILKAVELPTVPHDKCQNNLRNTRLGRYFKLHETFMCAGGVEGIDACTGDGGSPLVCPLQYDSTRYTQAGIVAWGIGCGQQNVPGVYADVAKGRQWIDQTLASYNIDSISYTPGGNNNYPPVVNQGNTGSHSGSNSNGEYGGHGGHY encoded by the exons ATGATGAAAGTAATCTTCGCAGCACTGCTGCTTGTCAGCATCAGTGCCGCTTATGAAGTCTCCATCCCGGAAGACTACAGTGAATTGGTCAGGTTCGTTTTTGGTGAACCACGAAAGGTCAACACCAGAGCTAAACGAGATATTGACTACGAAAACTCAGTCTGCGAGTGCGTGCCATACTACCAATGTAACTACCAAGGATCCATGAACGAGGACGGTGAGGGTATCATCGATATCAGAACCGGATTCGTTGGAACCGTTGACAACCCAACCAA CACAAGACGCTCATGCGACCACTACTTGTCTGTCTGCTGTCTTCCTCCCGAAATTATTCCTGGTCACGATCAGGAACCTAAAGACCCTGGTACCGATGGACACACTCAGAATCCTGGAACTGGTGGACAGACTCAGAAACCCGGAACTGGTGGACACGAGGTCCCAACTCAGAACCCTGGAACTGGTGGACACACCCAAAAACCTGGAACTGGTGGACACACTCAGAACCCTGGAACTGGTGGACAGACTCAGAAACCCGGAACTG GTGGACACACTCAGAACCCTGGAACTGGTGGACAGACTCAGAAACCCGGAACTGGTGGACATACTCAGAAACCCGGAACTGGTGGACAGACTCAGAAACCCGAAACTGGTGGACAGACTCAGAAACCCGGAACTGGTGGACACGAAGTGCCAACTCAGAACCCCGGAACTGGTGGAAACACTCAGAACCCTGGAACTGGTGGACAGACTCAGAAACCCGGAACTGGTACACACACTCAGAACCCTGGAACTGGTGGACACGAGGTCCCAACTCAGAACCCTGGAACTGGCGGACACACCCAAAACCCTGGAACTGGTGGACACACTCAGAATCCTGGCACTGGTGGAAACACTCAGAACCCTGGAACTGGTGGACACACAGGAGGCATCATCGGCAAAGATCACGTCAGCAAGGGCTGTGGTTACCGCAACCCTAACGGTGTTGGTTTCAGGATTACTGGAAACTTCAACAACGAGGCTAACTTCGCTGAATTCCCCTGGATGGTCGCTGTCTTGAAACAACAGAACGTTAAAGGAAACCTCGTCAAGGTTTACAAGTGTGGTGGTTCTCTTATTCACAAGAGAGTCATCTTGACCGCTGCTCACTGCGTTTACgg AGCTTTGGCGTCTGAGCTCTCCATCCGTGCTGGAGAATGGGACACCCAGACCGTGGACGAACCCCTGCCTCATCAAGACCGTGGAGTCGCTATCCTCGCCACCCACCCTGGTTTCAAATCAGGAAGCTTGTGGAACGACTATGCTCTGCTTATCCTTAATACCCCTGTCGACCTCGCCGACAACGTTGAGGTTGTATGTCTGCCGGAAGCTAACGAATACTTCGACTACAGCAAATGCTTCACCACTGGATGGGGAAAGAACGTCTTCG GCGATAAGGGACACTACCAAGTCATCCTGAAGGCTGTTGAGCTTCCTACTGTTCCTCACGACAAGTGCCAGAACAACCTCCGTAACACTCGTCTTGGAAGGTACTTCAAGCTCCACGAGACATTCATGTGCGCTGGTGGCGTTGAAGGCATTGACGCTTGCACT GGTGATGGTGGCAGTCCTCTGGTCTGCCCACTGCAATACGACTCTACCCGTTACACTCAGGCCGGTATTGTTGCCTGGGGTATCGGTTGTGGCCAACAAAATGTTCCGGGAGTCTATGCTGATGTCGCCAAGGGCCGTCAATGGATCGACCAAACTCTTGCCTCTTACAACATCGACAGCATTTCGTACACTCCTGGTGGCAACAACAACTACCCCCCAGTAGTTAACCAAGGCAACACTGGAAGCCACAGTGGCTCCAACTCCAACGGTGAATACGGCGGTCACGGTGGTCACTACTAA